The Arachis duranensis cultivar V14167 chromosome 9, aradu.V14167.gnm2.J7QH, whole genome shotgun sequence genomic sequence GTTTGAATGCTCGTTGTATCACTGTAATCTGTAAACGCCATTATTGTTTAAGCAGAGCTAAGTGTTAAATTCTGCCGCCAAATAGAAAATGAGAATGAATTATTATACATGTAATGAACATAGAGGTCCACTTTATTTTATTCGGGTAAGTAAGCCCAGTGGGAGTATGGCCCACCGAGAAAGGGAGTGGGCCTTAAATACTAAGTAGTAGTTATCGGAATAAGAGAAAAGCAACAAAATTGGAGGGGATAATGGGATATTCATATTTggctaaaaaaaggaaaaaagaaaaaagaaatgatCAAGTTGGAGGGAGGGAAAGGGGATTTGGTGTTGATGGTTGATGGTAACAAGTTTCCAGCTTTATGCATGAGATTTGAATGCTTGTGAGATGCGATGCAAAAAGGTGTGGCCCACAGAGTAATTTGGAGTTTATGCCGACAGTGGAGCATGCATGCAACAGGAGCATATTAGGAACAGTGCAATATTGGAGTAGGCATGCTGCTTGTGAAGGCTGACACTGTCTATGTCTTTCACCTCTCCCAATCATATCTCATTTCTATGCAAACTCATCAACTTATGCTTCCTCTCCTAATTACTGCCGCTTGCCCAACATGCATTTGCCTCTCTTTTAATTTGCCTTTCTTTTCCATCATTCACACGCCACTCACTGCCCTCACCACCATGCACGGACAAAATCATTCTAAGCCCATCTCCcataaagaaatttaaaaaatatatattattatctaaaCCAAATTGTGTACATAATTAACATGCTTTTTTTGTGATGAGATGATTAATGTTATGCACATGAATGTGCTTATGGGTATGGTTAATGTGTCTCTAAATATGTAGTTTATATTGActagtattatttttaaaaagaaaattgttaggtgtttaatattttaattatatttaaattaaggaTTAAGTACAATTTTAATCTTTAAGatatagattaaaatttttttttgttctcaatcttttttttcatacaaattCATCCTTAagatttaacttaattttaaaatgatctTTACTTTAGGAACCAAAATCGTACGAAATTGACGACAGAAACGGAGGCATAGTGAATCGTGgataattttttcttctttccttctcctttcttcttttttccttttccctTCGAAAGAGAAGAaatattctctttctcttatttttctttttttatttaatccaaaattttaatatttaagttaaaagaacattttaaaatttaattttaaacctTAAAAACGATTGTATACAAAAAGAATTGAGAACGAAATAATTTTTTGACCAATATTTTAGGAACCAAAATTGTActtaattcttaaattaatattaatttaattctttttttacgGTTGACTCCTAAGTCCTAATATTTTTGTTCTGAAAAGTTGGAACTTGAGTTAGCGCCAATCTAAGGCTTGTTTTTGGTCCCCATGCATAGCAATACTCCAAGGaggataaattaaataaaaaatttaaagaaagaaaagcagGGATTCAGTTAGGCATAGGATGGGTTGGATGAGCATGTGGATGCACGATTTCACAGTTAATTAGGTAGTATAGATAACCGTAAAAGAAAGCATGCACTAGCATATCTATATTGAACCTGGATAGATTAactaaaataatgaaataagTGTTTGAATTGCGTAttaatgaaaagagaaaaatatgatAGGTAGAAGAAAACGTGAATTTTGGTTTGCATAGAGACTAGGGTGTGTATAGTAGTAGTTGGGGAGGTGAGTGTAAGTGCATAAAAGTGGGCCAGATGCAGAGTTTGACTCGGTTGGGGCAAAATATTTTGTCGTCAAGAGAGAGGGGCAATGCCGGTTATTCATTCCCTCACATGACCTAACCAACTTGTCCATCCACTTCTCTTCTCTGCTATAAATACTCCCTTTTACTTTTCATTACTCACAAGTCACAACCCATTCCTCCCCCCTTTCTAACTCCATGAAGAGGCAAAGGGCACCTGCTAACATCATGATgaatcctcctcctcctcctcctgctACTGCTGCTGCCAAGCCTGAAGATGTGTCTGTAATAATGGGCAAGAAGAAAGCCAAGAAAGAGGCAACTACCGCTGAGCAGCAGCACAAGCGGGTGGAGGAgagcaacagcaacaacaacaacaataacagcAAAGAGGTGGTTATTACGCCTACTGGTGGTGAGGATACTAGTAACTGTGAGGAgaacatgatgatgatgatggcaccATGGATGGATGAACAGATGTCATGGGGATCTGCATGGCATCCTGGGTGGGACATGGACTTCATGGGTGAAGACTTCACTGCTGCCATGTACAGTGATGTTGTTTGGGACTATGATATCTGGAACCTCAACAACCAAATCCCAATTCCACATTACATGCAATGAGGAATGAGCTACCTACCCTATCATCCCCCTAATTTCTGTTACGTTTATTAATCTTCACTCTTCTCCATGTATTTACTACCATGTCTTTCTTTCCTCCAATCTTAATTAACTTATTAATTACGCCACTTAATCTCTCTTGTAATCACTAATTAAGTAATTGGCTGGTAATGTGGTCAACTAACACCACATGTGAGTTTGGTACACTATTAAATAAGACAC encodes the following:
- the LOC107467438 gene encoding uncharacterized protein LOC107467438, which translates into the protein MKRQRAPANIMMNPPPPPPATAAAKPEDVSVIMGKKKAKKEATTAEQQHKRVEESNSNNNNNNSKEVVITPTGGEDTSNCEENMMMMMAPWMDEQMSWGSAWHPGWDMDFMGEDFTAAMYSDVVWDYDIWNLNNQIPIPHYMQ